One part of the Caproiciproducens sp. CPB-2 genome encodes these proteins:
- a CDS encoding PTS system mannose/fructose/N-acetylgalactosamine-transporter subunit IIB: MAEIVLCRIDSRLIHGQVMTKWVNQSGANKIVVVSDELAKDPFMMEIYLLAAPRDVKVSCYTQKDVIESWNANQFGGGKVLLLLPNLKTMKEVYDGGIRVTDIQVGGLGGAPNRKVVFQNITLDDADVEILTELQQKGVKIIFQTIPEDTPQSLEGILKKYRQN, translated from the coding sequence ATGGCTGAAATTGTTCTGTGCAGAATTGACAGCAGACTCATTCACGGGCAGGTCATGACCAAATGGGTCAATCAGTCCGGGGCGAACAAAATCGTCGTAGTCAGTGATGAGCTTGCAAAAGATCCTTTCATGATGGAGATTTATCTTCTGGCCGCGCCGCGGGATGTCAAGGTGAGCTGTTATACCCAGAAGGATGTTATTGAGAGCTGGAATGCGAATCAATTCGGCGGGGGAAAAGTGCTGCTTCTGCTGCCAAATCTCAAGACAATGAAAGAGGTTTATGACGGAGGCATCCGGGTTACCGATATTCAGGTAGGCGGTCTCGGCGGAGCGCCGAACCGGAAAGTGGTCTTTCAGAACATCACGCTGGACGACGCGGATGTGGAGATCCTTACCGAATTGCAGCAGAAAGGTGTGAAAATCATTTTTCAGACAATTCCGGAGGATACTCCCCAGAGCCTGGAAGGAATTTTGAAGAAGTATCGTCAAAACTAA
- a CDS encoding PTS mannose/fructose/sorbose/N-acetylgalactosamine transporter subunit IIC, translating into MSVLPLAISMGIYYWFSRLRLGYTFSSMLLQPVVIGIFVGILTGNMALSMQIGAGLQLVYLGVTSTPGGNVPSDPALAGCVAIPLGVLANMKPEVAISLAIPFGVLGVFVDQLRRSTNAIWVHMADRYAEQANTKGILMAAFLFPALLGFVIRFPIVFVIDYLGVDAVKTFMTVVPTWLMHSFEVMGGILPALGFAITLMVIGKKKLLPFFIIGFFAVQYLKLDTMAMAIFAVCTALLLNLFKIKEEA; encoded by the coding sequence ATGAGCGTTTTGCCACTTGCTATTTCAATGGGTATCTATTACTGGTTCTCCCGGCTGCGGCTTGGCTACACCTTTTCATCCATGCTGCTCCAGCCCGTTGTCATCGGTATCTTCGTCGGCATACTCACGGGCAATATGGCGTTGTCCATGCAGATCGGCGCGGGGCTTCAGCTGGTCTATTTAGGGGTTACTTCCACTCCCGGCGGCAATGTTCCCAGCGATCCCGCACTTGCGGGCTGTGTGGCGATCCCGCTGGGCGTGCTCGCCAACATGAAACCGGAGGTCGCCATTTCGCTGGCGATTCCCTTCGGTGTTCTGGGCGTCTTCGTCGACCAGCTCCGCCGTTCCACCAACGCCATCTGGGTACATATGGCAGACCGTTACGCGGAGCAGGCCAACACGAAGGGAATCCTGATGGCCGCGTTTCTGTTCCCGGCCCTGCTTGGATTTGTCATTCGTTTCCCAATCGTGTTTGTCATCGATTATCTTGGCGTCGACGCGGTCAAAACATTTATGACCGTTGTTCCCACCTGGCTGATGCACTCATTCGAGGTCATGGGAGGAATTCTTCCGGCACTGGGCTTCGCGATTACCCTGATGGTGATCGGCAAAAAGAAGCTGCTGCCCTTTTTCATCATCGGCTTTTTCGCCGTGCAGTATCTGAAACTGGACACCATGGCAATGGCAATCTTTGCGGTTTGCACTGCCTTGCTGCTGAACCTGTTCAAGATTAAGGAGGAGGCGTAA
- a CDS encoding PTS system mannose/fructose/sorbose family transporter subunit IID, whose translation MDNMTTVQTEALKEPAEKKTSRLEKKDITKAMWIYYLGAELSNSYERLQSLIFCASMTPVLKKLYDTDEELSKALKRHLVFFNTEGTFGAVIQGIAIMMEEEKANGKDVTDDAITGLKTGLMGPIAGIGDAIIWAALMPILISIFLPFASNGSPVGGLLPLILYPLITIGVSYVLIHQGYTLGKKSVTSLLNGGKMQSIIFSANVIGLTMMGALSASYVKLSTPLTFVFSSGNKIVLQDILNLIVPGLLPLLAVFLIYFYLKKRGPRYNLILGTIVVISVAAAFLGIL comes from the coding sequence ATGGACAATATGACGACGGTACAAACAGAGGCCCTGAAAGAGCCGGCCGAGAAGAAAACCAGCCGGCTGGAGAAAAAAGACATCACCAAGGCGATGTGGATTTACTACCTCGGCGCAGAGCTGTCCAATTCCTATGAGCGTTTACAGAGCCTGATCTTCTGCGCTTCCATGACTCCCGTGCTGAAAAAGCTGTATGACACGGACGAGGAGCTCAGCAAAGCGCTCAAACGCCATCTTGTGTTTTTCAACACAGAGGGTACGTTCGGCGCGGTCATTCAGGGAATCGCCATTATGATGGAAGAAGAAAAAGCGAACGGCAAAGACGTGACGGACGATGCGATTACCGGACTGAAAACCGGCCTGATGGGCCCGATCGCCGGTATTGGCGACGCTATTATCTGGGCGGCGCTCATGCCGATCCTCATTTCCATTTTCCTGCCCTTTGCTTCCAACGGTTCGCCGGTGGGCGGGCTGCTTCCGCTGATTCTTTATCCGCTGATCACGATCGGCGTTTCGTATGTTCTGATTCACCAGGGATATACACTCGGAAAGAAATCCGTAACCTCTCTTTTGAACGGCGGAAAGATGCAGTCCATTATTTTCAGCGCCAACGTCATCGGGCTTACCATGATGGGCGCGCTTTCGGCAAGCTATGTGAAGCTCAGCACTCCGCTGACCTTTGTATTCTCGAGCGGAAACAAAATTGTACTTCAGGATATTCTGAATCTGATCGTTCCCGGCCTGCTGCCGCTGCTTGCGGTGTTCCTCATCTATTTCTACCTGAAAAAGCGCGGCCCCCGCTACAACCTGATTCTGGGAACGATCGTTGTGATCTCCGTTGCTGCGGCCTTCCTGGGAATCCTGTAA
- a CDS encoding DgaE family pyridoxal phosphate-dependent ammonia lyase, translated as MANIYTQNGLQEVINASGRMTILGVSTVSKAVGRAVAEAADHYVVIEDLMKYAGKKIGSMVGAQDACVTSSASAGIALSVASLICKDSLERVQHLYELLPDTQRREVILLKGQNVDFGAPVGEMIQIGGGKVVEVGYANKSTLGDIRSAVSEKTLAILFVKSHHCVQKEMVDARSAIELANSLGIPCIVDAAAEEDLSLYNRLGADFVCYSGAKAIEGPTSGLVVCKTEELAANMRLQYKGIGRAMKVGKENIMGLLKAMEEYLAGEHQPAVNLDQLREFAEKISSIPGCRTQIVQDEAGRLIYRCKITFGEEFGLSAEEVVEQLKKGNPAIYTRDYQANLGSIAIDPRPLRSAQELETIYNSMKRLSKGD; from the coding sequence ATGGCAAATATTTACACCCAAAACGGACTGCAGGAGGTGATAAACGCTTCCGGGCGCATGACCATTCTGGGAGTGTCCACGGTTTCCAAAGCAGTGGGCCGGGCGGTTGCCGAAGCAGCCGACCACTATGTCGTTATAGAAGACCTGATGAAATATGCCGGGAAGAAAATCGGCTCCATGGTCGGCGCACAGGATGCGTGCGTTACCTCCAGCGCCTCGGCGGGAATCGCGCTTTCGGTCGCCTCCCTGATCTGCAAAGACAGTCTGGAAAGGGTGCAGCATCTGTACGAGCTTCTCCCCGACACACAGCGCCGGGAAGTCATTCTCCTGAAAGGGCAGAATGTGGACTTCGGTGCGCCGGTCGGCGAGATGATCCAGATCGGCGGCGGAAAAGTGGTGGAGGTTGGATACGCCAACAAATCCACCTTGGGCGATATCCGCTCCGCGGTCAGTGAAAAAACGCTGGCGATCTTATTCGTGAAGTCGCATCACTGCGTACAGAAAGAAATGGTGGATGCCCGTTCGGCAATCGAATTGGCAAATTCGCTGGGGATTCCCTGCATTGTGGATGCTGCTGCGGAGGAAGATTTAAGCCTTTACAACCGTTTGGGTGCGGATTTTGTCTGCTACAGCGGGGCCAAGGCGATCGAGGGCCCCACCAGCGGGCTGGTTGTCTGCAAAACGGAAGAACTTGCCGCCAATATGCGCCTGCAGTATAAGGGAATCGGACGGGCCATGAAGGTGGGCAAAGAAAATATCATGGGCCTGCTCAAGGCCATGGAAGAATATCTTGCCGGCGAGCACCAGCCTGCGGTCAATCTGGATCAGCTCAGAGAGTTTGCCGAAAAAATAAGCTCCATCCCCGGATGCCGTACGCAGATTGTACAGGACGAGGCGGGACGGCTGATTTACCGGTGCAAGATTACGTTCGGAGAAGAGTTCGGCCTCAGTGCCGAAGAGGTTGTGGAACAGCTGAAAAAAGGGAATCCAGCCATTTATACCCGCGATTATCAGGCGAATTTAGGCTCAATTGCCATTGACCCCCGTCCGCTGCGTTCC